A genomic window from Drosophila sulfurigaster albostrigata strain 15112-1811.04 chromosome 4, ASM2355843v2, whole genome shotgun sequence includes:
- the LOC133846989 gene encoding LOW QUALITY PROTEIN: ADP-ribosylation factor 2 (The sequence of the model RefSeq protein was modified relative to this genomic sequence to represent the inferred CDS: inserted 3 bases in 2 codons): MGLTISSLLTRLLVXKQMRILMVGLDAAGKTTILYKLKLGEIVTTIPTIGFNVETVEYKNICFTVWDVGGQDKIRPLWRHYFQNTQGLIFVVDSNDRDRINEAEKELQNMLQEDELRDAVLLXFANKQDLPNAMSAAELTDKLHLNQLRNRHWFIQSTCATQGHGLYEGLDWLSAELAKK; this comes from the exons ATGGGATTAACAATATCAAGTTTACTGACGCGGCTTTTGGT AAAACAAATGCGCATATTAATGG tTGGTCTGGACGCAGCTGGAAAAACAACCATACTCTACAAATTAAAGCTGGGTGAAATTGTAACAACAATTCCAACTATCGGTTTCAACGTGGAGACCGTcgagtacaaaaatatttgtttcacGGTGTGGGATGTTGGCGGTCAAGACAAAATTCGACCTCTATGGCGTCATTACTTCCAAAACACACAGGGgcttatttttgttgtcgaCTCTAATGACCGTGATCGAATTAATGAGGCTGAAAAAGAACTTCAAAATATG CTCCAAGAGGATGAGTTGAGGGATGCTGTGCTGT GTTTTGCTAACAAACAAGATCTTCCGAATGCCATGAGTGCTGCCGAGTTAACAGACAAGttgcatttaaatcaattaagaAACCGACAT TGGTTTATTCAGTCGACTTGCGCTACCCAGGGTCACGGCTTGTACGAGGGACTTGATTGGCTATCAGCTGAACTGGCCAAGAAATGA